A region from the Lolium perenne isolate Kyuss_39 chromosome 4, Kyuss_2.0, whole genome shotgun sequence genome encodes:
- the LOC127348860 gene encoding probable phospholipase A2 homolog 2 isoform X2, with amino-acid sequence MHVGRLLPLAILLAAGYRSLALGIFGASPPSSAGDSSSSCSRTCESAYCSGTIEAPLMRYGKYCGVSYTGCPSEPPCDALDACCMLHDACVNATDNDYLNMWCNQSLLDCVAAVRTAAVVVEAGGSEEAVFRTFEGNNCNATDVADEITSIIEAAVYAERILHRVP; translated from the exons ATGCACGTCGGTCGTCTCCTCCCTCTTGCCATCCTGCTCGCTGCCGGCTACCGCTCGCTGGCCCTCGGCATCTTCGGCGCGTCGCCGCCGTCCAGCGCCGGCGACTCCTCCTCCTCG TGCAGCCGAACCTGCGAGTCTGCATACTGCTCCGGTACTATCG AGGCTCCGTTGATGCGGTACGGCAAGTACTGCGGCGTGTCATACACCGGGTGCCCCAGCGAGCCTCCCTGCGACGCCCTCGACGCCTGCTGCATGCTCCACGACGCCTGCGTCAATGCCACCGACA ACGACTACCTCAACATGTGGTGCAACCAGAGCCTGCTGGACTGCGTGGCCGCGGTGAGGaccgcggcggtggtggtggaggcgggCGGCAGCGAGGAGGCCGTATTCAGGACGTTCGAGGGGAATAATTGCAACGCGACTGACGTCGCCGACGAGATCACGTCCATCATCGAGGCCGCGGTGTACGCCGAGAGGATACTGCATAGAGTACCGTAG
- the LOC127348860 gene encoding probable phospholipase A2 homolog 2 isoform X1, producing MHVGRLLPLAILLAAGYRSLALGIFGASPPSSAGDSSSSQCSRTCESAYCSGTIEAPLMRYGKYCGVSYTGCPSEPPCDALDACCMLHDACVNATDNDYLNMWCNQSLLDCVAAVRTAAVVVEAGGSEEAVFRTFEGNNCNATDVADEITSIIEAAVYAERILHRVP from the exons ATGCACGTCGGTCGTCTCCTCCCTCTTGCCATCCTGCTCGCTGCCGGCTACCGCTCGCTGGCCCTCGGCATCTTCGGCGCGTCGCCGCCGTCCAGCGCCGGCGACTCCTCCTCCTCG CAGTGCAGCCGAACCTGCGAGTCTGCATACTGCTCCGGTACTATCG AGGCTCCGTTGATGCGGTACGGCAAGTACTGCGGCGTGTCATACACCGGGTGCCCCAGCGAGCCTCCCTGCGACGCCCTCGACGCCTGCTGCATGCTCCACGACGCCTGCGTCAATGCCACCGACA ACGACTACCTCAACATGTGGTGCAACCAGAGCCTGCTGGACTGCGTGGCCGCGGTGAGGaccgcggcggtggtggtggaggcgggCGGCAGCGAGGAGGCCGTATTCAGGACGTTCGAGGGGAATAATTGCAACGCGACTGACGTCGCCGACGAGATCACGTCCATCATCGAGGCCGCGGTGTACGCCGAGAGGATACTGCATAGAGTACCGTAG